From the genome of Lycorma delicatula isolate Av1 chromosome 11, ASM4794821v1, whole genome shotgun sequence, one region includes:
- the LOC142331954 gene encoding LIM domain only protein 3-like, which translates to MARDSTKVSLELKYNWFKWISSFHQGKLVFTICDIPKIITEFKLSIGAVSEDDIDDRIGGTAALIKECAGCGKRITERFLLKALDLFWHEDCLKCGCCDCRLGEVGSTLYTKANLILCKRDYLRLFGTTGFCAACNKVIPAFEMVMRAKTNVYHLECFACQQCNHRFCVGDRFYLCDNKILCEYDYEERLVFANMAYNPSNLAHIRRQVGNLQVGKLIMGMRKLSELDHHKKLLVTVN; encoded by the exons ATGGCCAGGGATAGTACTAAGGTATCATTAGAATTGAAATATAACTGGTTCAAATGGATATCAAGCTTCCACCAAGGAAAGTTAGTGTTTACTATCTGTGATATTCCAAAAAtcattactgaatttaaattatcaattggTGCAGTTTCTGAAGATGATatag ATGACAGAATAGGCGGAACGGCAGCACTAATTAAGGAGTGTGCTGGCTGTGGCAAAAGAATTACTGAAAGGTTCCTATTGAAAGCGCTAGATCTATTCTGGCACGAAGACTGTCTCAAATGTGGATGTTGCGACTGCAGGCTAGGAGAAGTTGGTTCAACTTTATATACAAAAGCTAACCTTATACTTTGTAAACGTGACTACCTcag ATTATTTGGAACAACAGGTTTTTGTGCTGCTTGTAATAAAGTAATACCAGCGTTTGAAATGGTTATGAGAGCAAAAACAAACGTATACCATTTAGAATGTTTTGCCTGTCAACAGTGTAATCACAG GTTCTGTGTGGGTGATCGTTTCTACTTGTGTGATAACAAGATCCTATGTGAATACGACTATGAAGAAAGATTGGTATTTGCAAATATGGCGTACAATCCTAGCAACCTTGCACATATTAGAAGGCAAGTCGGTAATTTACAGGTAGGGAAATTAATAATGGGAATGAGGAAATTATCAGAGTTAGACCATCATAAAAAGCTACTTGTGACTGTGAATTGA